One part of the Lytechinus pictus isolate F3 Inbred chromosome 3, Lp3.0, whole genome shotgun sequence genome encodes these proteins:
- the LOC129256852 gene encoding talin-1-like has translation MGLISAARKVAAATQGLCESANSVVQGHASEERLIGSAKQVASSTAQLLVACKVKADTFSESMRRLQVAGNAVKRASDNLVKAAQQSQEASDESHGVEITDRMVGNIAIEIEAQEAILKKEKELEEARRKLEIIRKKKYANKPPSDED, from the exons ATGGGTCTGATTTCTGCAGCTCGTAAGGTTGCTGCAGCTACACAAGGTCTGTGTGAATCAGCAAACTCTGTGGTACAAGGTCATGCTAGTGAAGAACGCTTGATTGGATCAGCTAAGCAAGTCGCTAGTTCTACTGCCCAACTTTTGGTTGCGTGCAAGGTCAAGGCTGACACCTTCAGTGAATCCATGCGAAGATTACAG GTTGCTGGTAATGCAGTAAAACGTGCCTCAGATAACCTGGTAAAGGCTGCTCAACAGTCACAGGAAGCATCAGACGAATCACATGGTGTAGAGATTACAGACCGTATGGTAGGTAACATCGCAATTGAGATTGAAGCTCAGGAGGCAATcttgaagaaggagaaggaattAGAAGAAGCAAGAAGGAAACTTGAAATAATCCGCAAGAAAAAGTATGCCAACAAACCTCCATCAGATGAAGATTGA